One window of the Paenibacillus beijingensis genome contains the following:
- a CDS encoding response regulator transcription factor, with amino-acid sequence MLKVVIVDDEPIIRMGIKASILWERLSLELAGEYSNGAEAFKSMEQSAADILITDIKMPVMDGLELTKRTRELSPATQVILISSYNDFEFVRQGIVLGATDYILKPTMEPEELNDVIGRCVRNIQRETDIKGKLDRFRKNEHELDRKQLEQDIKRILSQEQNDAQLSPKHADRFREGYVLVRAVIDKADALQMKSGNLHVSMLLDELKERFYALQPEGVAFVSGEAELVMLFTGRGGGSDRITAVKEELEREGALELTFICTEEHEPKRWLSSYERTSHIYSRRFFDGSGGLYRILPDGEVRLEKRRFPQAMQTGETSLPFQDQVRQWAKLKYDAQRVKNEACELFSSLFVRRLEPGVLLEYYNQLVKAETLDGLAETLESGIRECEDQQAFMEKVSSNQLAVNKAMDFIRERYTQEITLQMVADHVHISKNYFSVLFKKQTSYNFIDYMIQLRVDRAKELLLDKTNKIYEIAERTGFNDVKYFSKLFKKITGCTPVEYRERSLQQI; translated from the coding sequence ATGCTGAAGGTCGTTATTGTCGATGATGAGCCCATTATCCGGATGGGCATCAAGGCATCCATCCTATGGGAGCGGCTGTCTTTGGAGCTGGCAGGGGAATACTCCAATGGCGCCGAGGCGTTCAAATCGATGGAGCAGTCGGCTGCCGATATTCTGATCACCGATATTAAGATGCCGGTCATGGACGGACTGGAACTGACCAAACGAACGAGAGAGCTTAGTCCCGCTACCCAAGTTATCCTGATCAGCAGCTATAACGATTTTGAGTTTGTCCGTCAAGGCATCGTACTCGGGGCGACGGATTATATATTGAAGCCGACGATGGAACCTGAAGAGCTGAACGACGTTATCGGGCGCTGTGTCCGGAACATCCAGAGAGAAACCGACATTAAAGGGAAGCTGGACCGCTTCCGGAAGAATGAACACGAGCTGGACCGCAAACAGCTTGAGCAGGACATCAAACGGATCTTATCGCAAGAACAGAACGATGCGCAGCTTTCGCCGAAGCATGCCGACCGGTTTCGAGAAGGGTATGTGCTCGTGCGGGCGGTCATTGACAAAGCGGACGCGTTGCAGATGAAGTCTGGAAATCTGCATGTGAGCATGCTGCTGGACGAGCTGAAAGAACGGTTTTACGCCCTCCAGCCGGAGGGGGTTGCATTCGTTTCGGGCGAAGCGGAGCTGGTCATGCTTTTTACCGGGAGGGGAGGCGGTTCCGATCGGATTACGGCGGTAAAGGAAGAGCTGGAACGGGAGGGGGCGCTTGAGCTGACCTTCATCTGTACGGAGGAGCATGAACCTAAGCGCTGGTTATCCAGCTATGAACGGACTTCGCATATCTATTCCCGCAGGTTCTTCGACGGTTCCGGCGGATTGTACCGCATCTTGCCGGACGGCGAAGTCAGGCTTGAGAAACGAAGGTTTCCGCAGGCGATGCAGACAGGGGAGACGAGTCTGCCCTTCCAGGATCAGGTTCGGCAGTGGGCCAAATTGAAATATGATGCACAGCGGGTGAAAAATGAAGCGTGCGAACTGTTCTCCAGCCTGTTTGTCCGGAGGCTGGAGCCCGGAGTGCTGCTGGAATATTACAATCAGCTGGTAAAGGCCGAAACATTGGACGGGTTAGCCGAAACGCTGGAGTCCGGCATCCGGGAATGTGAAGATCAGCAGGCGTTCATGGAAAAGGTGAGCTCCAATCAGCTGGCGGTCAACAAAGCGATGGATTTTATCCGGGAGCGCTATACGCAGGAAATTACCCTTCAGATGGTGGCGGATCATGTGCACATCAGCAAAAACTATTTCAGCGTATTGTTCAAGAAGCAGACGAGCTATAACTTTATCGACTATATGATTCAGCTTCGGGTCGATCGTGCCAAGGAACTGCTTTTGGACAAAACAAACAAAATATACGAAATTGCCGAGCGGACCGGGTTTAACGACGTGAAATATTTCAGCAAACTGTTCAAGAAAATTACCGGATGCACGCCGGTCGAATATCGGGAGCGAAGTCTGCAGCAGATCTGA
- a CDS encoding cache domain-containing sensor histidine kinase — protein MIRIKMTHRIATKMVAALLAVIMIPTVFIGVAFYHASSAIVKNSVRQSSLQVAEQAADSLSNILNVGSDTSDLVYSQITIQKMVMQEFRGISDDAKMENKNYISNFLNNIIYSSSFVKIIYILEEQGTSWGSGIFNQAKVDLYNLRDFSWILEAERLDGQLAWTGLQYDKFSGAGDNTDLVIPAARVLKDFNTMKNIGYVVINIDGKSVLNKISQIRLGKTGRFFVVDKQGNIMIDQNFAQIGFPVASEALQKRLQSESLAEFEYEQDGTRYYGVMQPLSNGWRIVGVVPLHEITGQLEWLHNSVFIWSCAFALIAVAIGLFFARRITNPIQKLTEQMKLAGGGDLNVRTTVDSSDEIGLMSKQFNRMLYKLDQLMAQVRDEQQKKQRAEMRAVMHRINPHFMFNTLSTVKWLIKFGENDKAYEGISAFTRLLEANMGKKGHMVTIEEEVDIIVKFLAILQLRYNLTFKLDVRMEPEASRFLIPRMLMQPVVENSIFHGFVPENRNGTIQIAVLDLGYAVSIRIADNGMGMEVAKHGKLEGRAPESNEAGIGLRHVYECLQLYYPPGSKMDIESTPGEGAVISLLLMKAAPQAAQQQGEQGGKVC, from the coding sequence ATGATCAGGATCAAAATGACCCATCGCATTGCGACAAAGATGGTTGCGGCACTGCTGGCTGTAATTATGATTCCGACCGTTTTCATCGGGGTCGCGTTCTATCACGCCTCATCCGCGATCGTGAAGAACAGTGTCCGGCAATCCTCGCTGCAGGTTGCGGAGCAGGCGGCCGATTCATTATCGAATATTCTTAACGTCGGCAGCGATACGTCGGATTTGGTTTACAGCCAAATAACGATCCAGAAGATGGTCATGCAGGAATTCCGCGGCATTTCGGACGATGCCAAAATGGAGAACAAAAACTATATCAGCAATTTTTTGAACAATATCATCTATTCGAGTTCATTTGTGAAAATCATCTATATTTTGGAGGAGCAGGGGACGAGCTGGGGCAGCGGGATTTTTAACCAAGCCAAAGTGGATCTCTACAATCTCCGCGATTTTTCCTGGATTCTGGAAGCGGAGCGCTTGGACGGACAGCTCGCCTGGACCGGGCTCCAGTACGACAAGTTCAGCGGTGCGGGGGATAATACGGATCTGGTCATCCCTGCCGCACGCGTGCTGAAGGACTTCAATACGATGAAGAACATCGGTTATGTCGTCATTAATATCGACGGAAAATCCGTATTGAACAAGATCAGCCAGATTCGCCTCGGAAAGACCGGCCGATTTTTCGTCGTCGACAAGCAGGGTAATATAATGATCGATCAAAATTTCGCGCAAATCGGCTTTCCCGTCGCAAGCGAGGCTCTTCAGAAGCGGCTGCAGTCGGAGTCGCTTGCCGAATTCGAATACGAACAGGACGGAACTCGTTATTACGGCGTTATGCAACCGCTTTCAAATGGTTGGCGTATCGTCGGTGTCGTGCCGCTTCACGAAATTACGGGACAGTTGGAATGGCTGCATAACTCCGTCTTTATTTGGAGCTGCGCCTTTGCTCTGATTGCCGTGGCGATCGGATTGTTTTTTGCCCGCCGCATCACCAACCCGATTCAGAAGCTGACGGAGCAAATGAAATTGGCGGGAGGAGGCGATCTGAACGTGCGGACGACGGTTGATTCGTCGGATGAGATCGGTCTGATGAGCAAACAGTTCAACCGGATGCTGTACAAGCTGGATCAGCTTATGGCCCAGGTCCGGGACGAGCAGCAAAAGAAACAGCGGGCGGAAATGCGCGCGGTGATGCACCGGATCAACCCTCATTTCATGTTTAATACGTTAAGCACGGTCAAATGGTTAATCAAATTCGGCGAGAATGACAAAGCGTATGAAGGAATATCGGCGTTTACCCGCTTATTGGAAGCGAACATGGGGAAAAAGGGACATATGGTCACGATCGAAGAGGAAGTCGATATCATCGTTAAGTTTTTGGCCATTTTGCAGCTGCGGTACAATTTGACGTTTAAGCTTGATGTGAGAATGGAGCCGGAGGCTTCCCGGTTCCTCATTCCCCGCATGCTGATGCAGCCTGTGGTGGAAAATTCAATCTTTCACGGCTTTGTTCCGGAAAACCGGAATGGAACGATTCAAATAGCGGTCCTTGATTTGGGGTATGCCGTCTCGATCCGAATCGCGGATAACGGAATGGGGATGGAAGTCGCCAAGCATGGCAAATTAGAGGGCCGCGCGCCGGAGTCGAACGAAGCCGGCATCGGACTGCGCCATGTTTATGAATGTCTACAGCTGTACTATCCGCCCGGCTCCAAAATGGATATCGAGAGTACCCCGGGGGAAGGAGCCGTTATTTCACTCTTATTGATGAAAGCCGCGCCGCAAGCTGCGCAACAACAGGGAGAGCAGGGGGGTAAAGTATGCTGA
- a CDS encoding ThuA domain-containing protein encodes MSNIRVTVWNEYRHEKQNEHVASIYPQGIHHAIAGYLMKDDAVEVRTAVLDEPEHGLTDEVLAGTDVLIWWGHLAHGEVRDDIVEKVRGRVLDGMGLIVLHSGHGSKIFERLLGTRTGSLKWRDDGEKERLWVIEHGHPIAEGLGEYIEIPKEEMYGERFEIPAPDELVFISWFEGGEVFRSGCCYRRGKGKLFYFRPGHETFPIYHHPDVLKVINNAVHWASPTAGAKVSYGRTEPIERVGK; translated from the coding sequence TTGTCTAATATCCGCGTAACCGTATGGAACGAGTATCGGCATGAGAAACAAAACGAGCATGTGGCCAGCATCTATCCGCAAGGCATCCACCATGCGATCGCGGGTTATTTGATGAAGGACGATGCGGTGGAAGTCAGAACGGCCGTGTTGGATGAGCCGGAACACGGCTTGACCGATGAAGTGCTTGCAGGGACGGATGTCCTCATATGGTGGGGGCATCTGGCGCACGGCGAGGTGCGGGACGACATTGTGGAGAAAGTCCGTGGCAGGGTATTGGACGGGATGGGCTTAATCGTTCTTCACTCCGGCCACGGGTCCAAAATATTTGAACGTCTGCTCGGTACGCGGACGGGCTCGTTGAAGTGGCGGGACGATGGGGAAAAGGAGCGCCTGTGGGTCATCGAGCACGGGCATCCGATTGCCGAAGGCTTGGGCGAATACATCGAAATTCCGAAGGAAGAAATGTACGGCGAGCGATTTGAAATTCCGGCACCGGACGAATTGGTGTTCATTTCCTGGTTCGAGGGAGGCGAAGTGTTCCGCAGCGGCTGCTGCTACCGTAGAGGCAAAGGCAAGCTGTTCTACTTCCGGCCGGGGCACGAGACGTTCCCGATTTACCATCACCCGGATGTGCTGAAGGTCATTAACAACGCGGTACACTGGGCCTCGCCGACGGCAGGCGCGAAAGTTTCGTACGGCCGCACCGAACCGATCGAGAGGGTAGGAAAGTAA
- a CDS encoding Gfo/Idh/MocA family protein — MKKLNIGVIGLGGIANFHIAGILASGDAVLWSICDCNEEALKKRAEEFDIPEARQYLNYEELLQDPELDAVMIGTPNGSHFAIANEAIKNGKPFALEKPLTIDVREAAILKELLEAGRIPHMICFSYRYKTAARYAKWLIGQGKLGTVHHVYSQYLQGWAINEQLPLLWRFRKELSGSGALGDLGSHIFDLERFLVGDISRVIADAGTIVKERRQLTGSGNGEVDVDDYCHVLARLEGGISSSMTITRFAYGRGNYQRVEIYGTKGALVYSLDEEDTLYVKFEEENDEVFRKVDIPDEFKADQMQSFFNLLNGRGDGLDATIEDGYVNQLTIDAVIESFTEERWMEVKKEVSQIV, encoded by the coding sequence ATGAAGAAGCTGAATATCGGAGTCATTGGTTTAGGCGGAATCGCGAATTTCCATATTGCGGGCATATTGGCAAGCGGGGATGCGGTCCTCTGGTCCATCTGCGACTGCAACGAAGAAGCACTGAAAAAACGGGCGGAAGAATTTGATATTCCGGAAGCGCGCCAGTATCTCAATTACGAGGAATTGCTGCAGGATCCGGAGCTGGACGCGGTGATGATCGGCACGCCGAATGGGAGTCATTTTGCGATCGCCAATGAAGCGATCAAAAACGGCAAGCCGTTCGCACTTGAGAAACCGCTTACAATCGATGTCCGGGAAGCCGCTATTTTGAAGGAGCTGCTGGAAGCGGGTCGGATCCCGCACATGATCTGTTTTTCGTATCGCTACAAAACGGCTGCACGATATGCAAAATGGCTGATCGGGCAAGGAAAACTGGGCACAGTTCATCATGTCTACAGCCAGTACCTCCAGGGCTGGGCGATCAACGAGCAGCTTCCGCTGTTGTGGAGGTTTCGGAAAGAGCTCTCCGGCTCGGGAGCGCTGGGCGATCTCGGCTCGCACATTTTCGATCTGGAACGTTTTCTCGTTGGCGATATCAGCCGCGTAATCGCCGATGCGGGCACGATCGTCAAGGAACGCCGGCAATTAACCGGCAGCGGCAACGGTGAGGTTGATGTCGACGATTACTGCCATGTGTTGGCCCGGCTGGAGGGCGGTATTTCCTCTTCCATGACGATCACCCGGTTTGCCTACGGTCGCGGCAATTATCAGCGGGTAGAGATTTATGGCACAAAAGGCGCCCTTGTCTACAGCCTAGACGAGGAAGACACATTATATGTGAAGTTTGAAGAGGAGAATGACGAAGTTTTCCGCAAGGTCGATATTCCGGACGAATTCAAGGCCGATCAGATGCAGTCTTTCTTCAATCTGCTGAACGGCAGGGGAGACGGTCTCGACGCGACGATTGAAGACGGATACGTTAACCAGCTGACGATCGACGCCGTTATCGAATCGTTTACGGAGGAGAGATGGATGGAAGTCAAAAAGGAGGTATCGCAAATTGTCTAA
- a CDS encoding helix-turn-helix transcriptional regulator gives MLAINLEHVPKIKLLGYVSYKNPWIHFKRNTDEYILYFIKSGELHLHENGTPYRLMKGDVLLLEPQLEHEGLEKHPCDYFFIHFQHRDIRPLQIDDVLPLAKHVIFESIPSPLPQDASGLSDVCYFPKYYRYTNKNNLHHALHDMNELLQLNRRKQYNRSLTALKFAEWMIGVSRENLISELQHNDKRSTRSFMKVNELLDYIHQNYPDKITGSAIETKFECNYDYINRIFHEVTGYPITRYVNLVRINHAKELIEATHLSMNEIGYLTGLNDPYYFSKVFKKYVGLSPSQYDKKVREEAQHLP, from the coding sequence ATGCTTGCGATCAATTTGGAGCATGTTCCGAAAATCAAGCTGTTAGGTTATGTTTCCTACAAAAACCCTTGGATCCATTTCAAGCGGAACACCGATGAATACATATTGTATTTCATCAAAAGCGGCGAGCTGCATCTGCACGAAAACGGAACGCCTTATCGATTGATGAAAGGCGACGTGCTGCTCCTGGAACCGCAGCTGGAGCACGAAGGGCTGGAGAAGCACCCCTGCGATTATTTCTTTATCCATTTCCAGCACCGCGATATCCGGCCGCTGCAAATTGACGATGTGCTTCCGCTGGCCAAGCATGTTATATTCGAAAGCATCCCGTCGCCGCTCCCGCAGGACGCTTCCGGTCTGAGCGACGTATGCTACTTTCCGAAGTATTACCGGTACACGAACAAAAATAACCTCCATCATGCCCTGCATGACATGAATGAATTGCTGCAGTTGAATCGCCGGAAACAATATAATCGCAGCTTGACGGCGCTCAAATTCGCAGAGTGGATGATCGGCGTTTCGCGGGAAAATTTGATCTCCGAGCTTCAGCATAACGATAAGCGGTCAACCCGGTCTTTCATGAAAGTAAACGAGCTGCTCGATTACATCCACCAGAACTATCCGGACAAAATTACGGGCTCCGCGATCGAAACGAAATTTGAATGCAATTATGATTACATCAATCGGATTTTTCACGAAGTGACCGGCTACCCGATTACCCGTTATGTGAATCTGGTCCGAATCAATCATGCCAAGGAGCTGATCGAAGCCACCCATCTCAGCATGAATGAAATCGGTTACTTAACGGGCTTAAACGATCCTTATTATTTCAGCAAGGTGTTCAAGAAATATGTCGGCCTCTCACCAAGCCAATATGATAAAAAAGTTCGGGAAGAGGCACAGCACCTCCCGTAA
- a CDS encoding MFS transporter produces MNAIRKTSGLHYGWVIVFVTFITLIVSAGVRSMPSILMLPFQDEFGWSRGGISSVISIGIFLYGLVGPFSASLLQKYGIRRVVVISLAVLGGSMAVTPLMTALWQFEILWGIVSGLATGMMANVLGVTVSSRWFVKSRGLVVGLLTASAATGQLLFLPLLAKITVDMGWRYAIYTAVIIILVVLAVVAIWMRNDPYDLGIAPYGGEEPVKPAPFQGNLFLAPLIALRSAMKNATFWLLAGTFFFCGFSTNGLIGTHFIPAGHDHGIPEVTAAGLLAFMGLFDLVGTTASGWLSDRFDSRKLLFWYYGLRGLSLLFLPFALGASPAMLIIFSVFYGLDWIATVPPTVKLASQEFGKEKAGMIFGWVVVAHQIGASTAAYTAGAMRDWLGSYTMPFVAAGLVCMFAALMAIRISKASTVASQAQA; encoded by the coding sequence GTGAACGCGATTCGAAAAACGTCGGGGCTGCATTACGGGTGGGTCATCGTCTTTGTCACTTTTATTACGCTGATCGTATCAGCGGGTGTCCGCTCCATGCCGAGCATCCTCATGCTGCCGTTCCAGGATGAATTCGGTTGGAGCCGGGGCGGCATTTCCAGTGTCATTTCGATCGGCATTTTTTTGTATGGCTTGGTAGGACCTTTCTCTGCCTCACTGCTTCAGAAGTATGGAATCCGCCGCGTCGTTGTCATTTCGCTTGCGGTTCTGGGCGGCAGCATGGCGGTGACGCCGCTGATGACAGCGCTGTGGCAGTTTGAAATTTTGTGGGGAATTGTATCCGGCCTTGCTACCGGCATGATGGCGAATGTGCTTGGCGTAACCGTCAGCAGCCGCTGGTTCGTGAAGAGCAGAGGACTTGTGGTCGGCCTGTTGACGGCCAGCGCGGCGACCGGTCAATTGTTATTTCTGCCCCTGCTCGCAAAAATCACGGTTGATATGGGCTGGAGATATGCGATATATACCGCTGTTATTATCATTCTGGTTGTGCTCGCGGTTGTAGCCATCTGGATGCGGAACGATCCTTACGACTTGGGGATCGCTCCATACGGGGGAGAAGAACCGGTTAAGCCCGCACCATTCCAGGGCAATCTGTTTCTTGCTCCACTGATTGCGCTGCGTTCCGCGATGAAAAACGCGACCTTCTGGCTGCTCGCCGGAACATTTTTCTTCTGCGGGTTTTCCACCAACGGTTTGATTGGCACACATTTCATACCTGCCGGCCATGACCACGGAATTCCCGAAGTGACGGCCGCCGGTCTGCTGGCCTTCATGGGATTGTTCGACCTTGTCGGCACGACGGCTTCCGGATGGCTTTCGGACCGGTTCGACAGCAGGAAGCTGCTGTTCTGGTATTATGGTCTGCGCGGATTGTCTTTGCTGTTCCTGCCTTTTGCGCTTGGCGCAAGTCCCGCCATGCTCATTATCTTCTCCGTCTTCTACGGCCTGGATTGGATCGCGACGGTTCCGCCTACCGTAAAGCTGGCTTCACAGGAATTCGGCAAGGAAAAGGCGGGCATGATCTTCGGCTGGGTCGTCGTTGCCCACCAGATCGGAGCCTCCACTGCCGCTTACACCGCAGGCGCAATGAGGGACTGGCTCGGCAGCTATACCATGCCGTTCGTTGCAGCCGGATTGGTCTGTATGTTTGCGGCACTGATGGCGATTCGGATTTCGAAAGCAAGCACCGTCGCTTCTCAAGCTCAAGCTTGA
- a CDS encoding MarR family winged helix-turn-helix transcriptional regulator, translating to MDKASTTKAAENAAESAAADSKDDAFLHQCLFFTVNRLSRAITKMAEEEFAITGLSPMYGYLIRLVIGSPGISHKELSEKLAITSSTLTRFIDKLEGKQLVERNVQGKNVYLYPTDKSKELLHTIRNASKNLHLRYDEILGKEFADQLTENLERSSEKLEKH from the coding sequence ATGGATAAAGCATCGACAACGAAAGCTGCGGAGAACGCAGCGGAATCTGCTGCAGCAGATTCGAAAGACGACGCTTTTCTGCATCAGTGCTTGTTTTTCACTGTGAACCGGCTCAGCCGCGCGATTACAAAGATGGCTGAGGAAGAGTTCGCAATAACGGGATTGTCGCCCATGTACGGGTATTTGATTCGCTTGGTGATCGGCTCCCCCGGCATTTCGCACAAGGAATTGTCCGAGAAGCTGGCCATTACTTCATCCACGCTGACGCGTTTCATCGATAAGCTGGAGGGTAAGCAGCTGGTGGAACGGAATGTGCAGGGAAAAAATGTTTATCTATACCCGACCGATAAAAGCAAGGAATTGCTCCATACGATCCGAAACGCATCGAAAAACCTTCATCTTCGCTACGATGAGATTCTTGGCAAGGAATTTGCCGATCAATTGACGGAGAACCTTGAGCGATCTAGCGAGAAGCTGGAGAAACATTAA
- a CDS encoding DUF2935 domain-containing protein — protein MSNDFVLRSLDEIRFWSRIMKEHSLFLKLGFRCEDTQLINEANYFFSLFEQIEARSYGYNVSTDPQTIKSFNTEVRNAAANIWAFKRKVLGLILTCKLPGANNFPLLVDHVSREANYFRNRLEELNTGQLEPLPDAIIDENVFFLKIMADHAKFIGHLLDPSERKLVQQASEFSHDFDQLLFQAQDLSSMRPQSQTVPLLDQFLDQNRVSVVSLRDFKKTARDLIEACRIKSIIHPLLADHVFREAERFLMIIDLFEQALTGHGKSNLPL, from the coding sequence ATGTCAAATGACTTTGTTCTGCGGTCGTTGGATGAAATTCGTTTCTGGTCCAGGATCATGAAAGAACATTCTCTTTTTTTGAAGCTCGGCTTTCGCTGCGAGGATACCCAGCTCATCAATGAGGCGAATTACTTTTTTTCGTTGTTTGAGCAAATCGAAGCCCGCTCATACGGTTACAATGTATCTACTGATCCTCAGACAATTAAATCGTTTAATACTGAGGTTCGTAATGCCGCCGCGAATATTTGGGCCTTCAAAAGGAAGGTATTGGGGCTGATCTTGACGTGCAAATTACCGGGTGCAAACAACTTTCCGCTGCTTGTAGACCATGTCAGCCGTGAAGCCAATTATTTTCGCAATCGGCTGGAGGAGCTGAACACCGGGCAGCTTGAGCCGTTACCAGACGCTATTATTGACGAGAACGTCTTTTTTCTTAAAATTATGGCGGATCACGCGAAATTTATCGGTCATTTGCTGGATCCATCAGAGCGAAAGCTGGTCCAGCAAGCGAGTGAGTTCAGCCATGATTTCGATCAGCTGTTATTTCAAGCGCAAGATTTAAGCTCCATGCGGCCTCAATCTCAAACCGTCCCTTTGCTGGATCAATTTTTGGATCAAAACAGGGTATCGGTTGTGAGCCTCAGGGATTTCAAGAAAACAGCCCGGGATTTGATCGAAGCCTGCCGGATCAAAAGCATCATTCATCCTTTGTTAGCCGATCATGTTTTTCGCGAGGCCGAACGGTTTCTAATGATTATTGATCTGTTTGAGCAAGCGTTGACCGGACACGGCAAAAGCAATCTCCCATTGTAA
- a CDS encoding HesB/YadR/YfhF family protein encodes MKITVEQSAARWYKNELALNAGDQLQIFVRLGGCGSVQPGLSLGVIKAESNAPRIRQTAEDVEFYMLEDHLWYLDNKDLHIRFDEKQEEVSFDVM; translated from the coding sequence GTGAAAATAACCGTCGAACAATCTGCTGCGCGCTGGTATAAAAACGAGTTGGCTTTAAATGCCGGGGATCAGCTGCAAATCTTCGTCCGTCTCGGCGGATGCGGAAGCGTACAGCCCGGTCTCTCTTTAGGCGTAATAAAAGCGGAATCGAATGCGCCAAGGATCAGACAAACTGCAGAAGACGTCGAGTTCTATATGCTGGAAGACCATTTGTGGTATTTGGACAACAAGGACCTGCATATTCGTTTCGACGAGAAGCAGGAAGAGGTTAGCTTTGACGTGATGTAA
- a CDS encoding PucR family transcriptional regulator, which yields MKEDNRDGYMVKDLFDISYFKEAVLLGGSAGLERTISRINVMEVPDVIDWVRPGEFLMTTGYTFKHDPEILVTLIAQLVQKGVVALGVKTKRFFETVPRAAIEAADQFGFPLIELPPSTAFSDVVREVMERVLVSELKDLSILQGRVQRLSHVLLHGDGLAAFLLHLQFMIRNPVVLLDPHDQWTASPAAEQLCARIEEKEWQKLRSQRDLETYILQIGEHPVRVHMTKVHDGKRSSYLLLVVEHEQENDIVDTLTLNWAGRLLGFEISNMQARKKIEAKYFDQFLQDWMAGRIVSAVDLRLRAEACGWPLAADAAYMAGIVSFRDGRAEVKELLDLAARLNWESASRNSEIKWTVLEGELTVLLTFQHEGEGPYKGPFNRNDVIGRTRSMLQSSLHERKISLCLGREVSGQGEVPDSYLDAKRAVEVRRACQMEDDIVRYNDLGIYLLLYRLQGTEELEEYKRLYLQPLIELDKNQQGELLNTLRTYFHCNCNAKETAERMFVHYNTINYRLERIKNELGLRLDDPETKLLLQVAIKTNEIRERR from the coding sequence ATGAAAGAAGATAACAGAGACGGGTACATGGTAAAAGATCTGTTTGACATCTCCTATTTCAAAGAAGCGGTTCTTCTCGGCGGCAGCGCGGGATTGGAACGAACGATCAGCCGGATCAATGTGATGGAAGTTCCGGACGTCATCGACTGGGTGAGACCCGGCGAATTTTTGATGACGACCGGGTATACGTTCAAGCATGATCCGGAAATTCTGGTCACGCTGATCGCCCAGTTGGTGCAGAAGGGCGTAGTGGCACTCGGTGTCAAGACGAAACGATTCTTTGAAACCGTTCCGCGCGCCGCGATTGAGGCGGCCGATCAATTCGGATTTCCTTTGATCGAACTGCCGCCCAGCACCGCTTTTTCGGATGTTGTCCGCGAAGTGATGGAACGGGTGCTCGTATCCGAATTAAAAGATTTGTCCATCCTGCAAGGACGCGTTCAACGCCTGTCTCACGTGCTGCTGCACGGAGACGGGCTTGCTGCTTTTTTGCTTCACTTGCAGTTCATGATTCGAAATCCGGTCGTTCTGCTGGATCCTCACGATCAGTGGACGGCTTCTCCGGCAGCGGAGCAGCTGTGCGCCCGAATCGAGGAGAAGGAATGGCAAAAATTACGGTCGCAGCGGGACCTCGAAACGTACATTTTGCAAATTGGTGAACATCCTGTCCGCGTTCATATGACTAAAGTGCACGATGGCAAACGAAGCTCCTATCTGTTGTTGGTCGTCGAACATGAACAAGAGAACGATATTGTGGACACATTGACATTAAACTGGGCGGGCCGCTTGCTCGGATTTGAAATCAGCAACATGCAGGCACGCAAAAAGATCGAGGCGAAATACTTTGACCAGTTTCTGCAGGATTGGATGGCCGGACGCATTGTCTCCGCCGTAGACCTTCGTCTCAGAGCGGAAGCCTGCGGGTGGCCTTTGGCCGCCGACGCCGCTTATATGGCGGGCATCGTTTCGTTCCGGGACGGTAGAGCGGAAGTGAAAGAACTGCTAGATTTGGCCGCAAGACTAAATTGGGAAAGCGCATCCCGAAATAGCGAGATCAAATGGACTGTTTTGGAAGGGGAATTGACGGTTCTTCTAACGTTTCAACACGAAGGTGAAGGTCCCTACAAAGGTCCTTTCAATCGGAACGATGTTATCGGTCGTACCAGATCGATGCTTCAGTCGAGCCTTCACGAGCGGAAAATATCGTTATGTCTAGGACGTGAAGTGTCCGGGCAGGGCGAAGTTCCGGACAGCTACCTTGATGCCAAGAGGGCCGTGGAAGTAAGGCGCGCCTGTCAAATGGAAGACGACATCGTTCGTTATAACGATCTCGGGATTTATTTGCTGCTTTATCGCCTGCAGGGGACGGAGGAACTCGAAGAATATAAGCGGCTGTACTTACAACCATTGATCGAGCTGGACAAAAATCAGCAGGGAGAGCTATTAAATACGCTGCGAACGTACTTTCACTGCAACTGCAACGCCAAAGAAACAGCGGAACGGATGTTTGTTCATTACAATACGATCAATTACCGGCTTGAACGGATCAAAAACGAGCTGGGTCTTCGTCTTGACGATCCCGAAACCAAATTGCTGCTTCAGGTTGCCATTAAAACAAACGAGATCCGCGAGCGGCGATGA